Part of the Deinococcus fonticola genome is shown below.
CCCGTTTGCCTCGTGCGAGTCCGCCTGCCACGACCGCAGGCGCCAGCGCAGGTGCTCGGGCACGTCGGTCACGGGCAGAAACACGTCCAGTGCCCCGCTGGCCTGCCCCGACAGCGCCAGGGCCCCCAGCGCGTGATACCGGGCCAGCGGCGGGGCCTCCTCGGTGAGCAGGTCAGCCGGAACCGACACGATGCCCGTCGTGCGGGCCTGAAGCTCGGCGTGCAGGGCCAGGTACAGCGGATCGGCGGCGAGGCTGGCGTCCAGGCCCCGCGCCGCCGCCAGGGAACGCTGCATGTCGGTCACGCCTGCCTCGCCGTACAGGGCGTGCAAACTCGCCTGGTACAGCGCCAGGCGGGCGCGGGTGCGCGGGTCGGCTTCACGCATCGCGGCATCCAGAATGCCGAAAGCCGCGTCGTAATCGTCACCGGCCAGCGCCTCACTCACTTGCTGCCAGGTGGTGTCCACATCAATCATTACCGCCCAGCATACCGGGTTTCCGGTTCACCCCGTCGGGGGTTCAGCCGTTCAGGATGTCCAGCAGATGCGCGTGCAACTGGGTGTTGCTCGCCACGATCATCTCGCCGTGCGGCGTGGGGGTGCCGTGCGCGTCGGTGACGTGGCCCCCGGCTTCCTGCACGATCAACGCCCCGGCGGCCACGTCCCAGCGTTTGACGCCCAGTTCCCAGTAAGCGTCCATGCGGCCGCACGCCACATTGCACAGGTCGAGGGCAGCCGCCCCCGGCCGCCGCACCGGCACACCCAGCCGCAGCAGATTCACGACGTGCGCGAGGTTCCGCTCGCCGGTCAGGTCGTAAGGAAACCCGGTACTGACGAGCGCAGGCGTGGTCAGGCTGGGCGTGCCGCTCACGCGGATGGGCTGCCCGTTCAGGAACGCCCCGCCGCCCCACGTGGCCGTGAACA
Proteins encoded:
- a CDS encoding inositol monophosphatase family protein, whose protein sequence is MTFSLTGGLPDQALQVAVQAARRAGAIHLEHLGRVHQVTSKSTHSDLVTEVDGLAERAIREVIAAAFPSHAVLGEEGGQQGAGDYRWVVDPLDGTVNYAHGFPVFCASVALEFREESMVAAVFDPTRDELFTATWGGGAFLNGQPIRVSGTPSLTTPALVSTGFPYDLTGERNLAHVVNLLRLGVPVRRPGAAALDLCNVACGRMDAYWELGVKRWDVAAGALIVQEAGGHVTDAHGTPTPHGEMIVASNTQLHAHLLDILNG